Proteins from a genomic interval of Bradyrhizobium sp. CCGB01:
- a CDS encoding gamma-glutamyltransferase family protein, with product MASNVNPDPFTTRPEIEGTFGVVATTHWIATAVGMAILEKGGNAFDAGVATAFTLQVVEPHLNGPGGDVPIIVHDVKRARTEVICGQGPAPARATIAHYKSEGLDMVPGTGLLAACVPGTFESWMMLLRDYGTMRVRDVLEPAISYARDGYPLVERACATIQTVEQLFRKHWPTSAAVYLPNGEVPKPGTLFTNKTLAATYTRILNEAESGGGGRDAEIERARKAWSQGFVAEAIDKFCRTQEVMDVSGSPHRGVLSADDMARWQPTVEAPLTYDYGRYTVCKAGVWSQGPVTLQQLALLKGFALDGLDPTGPEFIHLQIECAKLAFADREKFYGDPKFSEIPIATLLSDAYNDERRKLVTDKASLDLRPGAVEGFGGVIKLRRAEGQREAVGALGAGEPTVGRFGEVRGDTVHFDIIDKAGNMVSSTPSGGWLQSSPIIPELGFCLGSRAQMFDLEENQPSSLAPGKRPRTTLSPTMALRDGEPYLAWGSPGGDQQDQWITQFFLRHVHCNLNLQESIDAPAWHSEHFPISFWPRTARPGVLVVENRVPEATIKNLRERGHIVEVGPDWSEGRLTAASRVGVRRRAAANPRGMQGYAAGR from the coding sequence ATGGCCAGCAATGTCAATCCCGATCCGTTCACGACGCGCCCCGAGATCGAGGGCACATTCGGCGTCGTCGCCACCACCCATTGGATCGCGACCGCCGTCGGCATGGCCATCCTCGAAAAGGGCGGCAACGCCTTCGACGCCGGCGTCGCCACCGCCTTCACGCTGCAGGTCGTCGAGCCGCACCTGAACGGCCCGGGCGGCGACGTACCCATCATCGTGCATGACGTCAAGCGCGCGCGCACGGAGGTGATCTGCGGCCAGGGCCCGGCGCCGGCGCGCGCCACCATCGCGCATTACAAGAGCGAGGGCCTCGACATGGTGCCCGGCACCGGCCTGCTCGCGGCCTGCGTCCCCGGTACCTTCGAATCCTGGATGATGCTGCTGCGCGACTACGGCACGATGCGCGTGCGCGACGTGCTGGAGCCCGCGATCTCCTATGCGCGCGACGGCTATCCGCTGGTCGAGCGCGCCTGCGCCACGATCCAGACCGTCGAGCAATTGTTCCGCAAGCATTGGCCGACCTCGGCCGCGGTCTATCTGCCCAACGGCGAGGTGCCGAAGCCCGGCACGCTCTTCACCAACAAGACGCTCGCCGCCACCTACACCCGGATCTTGAACGAAGCCGAGAGCGGTGGTGGAGGCCGCGACGCCGAGATCGAGCGCGCGCGAAAGGCGTGGTCACAAGGCTTCGTCGCGGAAGCCATCGACAAGTTCTGCCGCACCCAGGAAGTGATGGACGTCAGCGGCTCGCCGCATCGCGGCGTGCTCTCGGCCGACGACATGGCGCGCTGGCAGCCGACGGTCGAGGCGCCGCTCACCTACGACTACGGCCGCTACACCGTCTGCAAGGCAGGCGTCTGGAGCCAGGGTCCCGTGACGCTGCAACAGCTCGCGCTGCTGAAGGGCTTTGCGCTCGACGGTCTCGATCCGACCGGGCCGGAATTCATCCATCTCCAGATCGAATGCGCAAAGCTCGCCTTCGCGGACCGCGAAAAGTTCTACGGCGATCCAAAATTCAGCGAGATCCCGATCGCAACGCTGCTATCGGACGCCTATAATGACGAGCGCCGCAAGCTCGTCACCGACAAGGCTTCGCTCGATCTCCGGCCCGGCGCGGTCGAGGGCTTCGGCGGCGTGATCAAGCTGCGCCGCGCTGAAGGCCAACGCGAGGCCGTTGGCGCACTCGGCGCCGGTGAACCAACCGTGGGGCGCTTCGGCGAGGTGCGCGGCGACACCGTGCATTTCGACATCATCGACAAAGCTGGCAACATGGTGTCCTCGACGCCGTCGGGAGGCTGGCTGCAATCCTCGCCTATCATTCCCGAGCTGGGTTTCTGCCTCGGCAGCCGCGCACAGATGTTCGATCTGGAGGAGAACCAACCGAGCTCGCTCGCACCGGGCAAGCGGCCGCGTACGACGCTGTCACCCACCATGGCGCTGCGCGACGGCGAGCCGTATCTGGCCTGGGGCTCGCCCGGCGGCGACCAGCAGGACCAATGGATCACGCAATTCTTCCTGCGCCACGTCCATTGCAATCTCAATCTCCAGGAGTCTATCGACGCGCCGGCCTGGCACTCCGAGCATTTCCCGATCTCGTTTTGGCCGCGTACGGCGCGCCCGGGCGTGCTCGTGGTCGAGAACCGCGTTCCGGAGGCGACGATCAAGAACCTGCGCGAGCGCGGACATATCGTGGAGGTCGGCCCCGACTGGTCCGAAGGCCGCCTCACCGCGGCCTCGCGCGTCGGTGTGCGCCGCCGCGCCGCCGCCAACCCGCGCGGCATGCAGGGCTACGCCGCAGGACGCTGA
- a CDS encoding ABC transporter ATP-binding protein — MSAPFVQATNLRRVFDVSKPWLNRVLEGGHLEYLKAVDGVTFDIRKGETFALVGESGSGKTTVARMVVGLLPPSSGDVLIDGVSMTDPRQAPARRKLRRRIQMIFQDPYASLNPRFRVDAIISEPIRAFDLIQGERDIQGRVGELLSLVGLHPDDRLKFPHEFSGGQRQRIAIARALASDAEFIVCDEPTSALDVSVQAQILNLMRDLQDKFGLTYMFISHNLAVVRHMASRVGVMYLGRIVEIAEGRELFARPRMPYTRMLLGAVPDLAMSGRQRIPVKGEIPNPINPPSGCAFNPRCPLAFDLCRKETPELIDGVACHAVNTAPVPA, encoded by the coding sequence ATGAGCGCTCCTTTCGTCCAGGCCACAAATCTGCGCCGCGTCTTCGACGTCTCCAAGCCCTGGCTCAACCGCGTGCTCGAGGGCGGTCATCTCGAATATCTCAAGGCCGTGGACGGCGTCACCTTCGACATCAGGAAGGGCGAGACCTTTGCGCTGGTCGGCGAGTCCGGTTCGGGCAAGACCACGGTGGCTCGGATGGTCGTCGGCCTGTTGCCGCCAAGCTCCGGCGACGTGCTGATCGACGGCGTCTCGATGACCGATCCGCGGCAGGCGCCGGCGCGCCGGAAGCTGCGCCGCCGCATCCAGATGATCTTCCAGGACCCCTATGCGAGCCTGAACCCGCGCTTCCGGGTCGATGCCATCATCTCCGAGCCGATCCGCGCTTTCGACCTGATCCAGGGCGAGCGCGACATCCAGGGGCGCGTCGGCGAGCTGCTCAGCCTCGTCGGCCTGCATCCCGACGACCGGCTGAAGTTTCCGCACGAATTCTCCGGCGGCCAGCGCCAGCGCATCGCGATCGCCCGGGCGCTCGCCTCCGATGCCGAGTTCATCGTCTGCGACGAGCCGACCTCGGCGCTCGACGTCTCCGTGCAGGCGCAGATCCTGAACCTGATGCGCGACCTCCAGGACAAGTTCGGCCTGACCTACATGTTCATCAGCCACAACCTCGCCGTGGTCCGCCACATGGCGAGCCGCGTCGGCGTGATGTATCTCGGCCGCATCGTCGAGATCGCGGAGGGCCGCGAACTGTTCGCCCGTCCGCGCATGCCCTACACCAGGATGCTGCTGGGCGCCGTGCCAGATCTCGCGATGTCAGGCCGCCAGCGCATTCCGGTGAAAGGCGAGATTCCGAACCCGATCAACCCGCCCTCCGGCTGCGCCTTCAATCCACGCTGCCCGCTGGCGTTCGATCTCTGTCGCAAGGAGACCCCGGAACTGATTGACGGCGTCGCCTGCCACGCCGTCAACACCGCGCCGGTGCCTGCGTGA
- a CDS encoding ABC transporter ATP-binding protein: protein MTEPVLSVRNLRVEFASRRGTLRAIDDVSFDIAKGEVLGVVGESGAGKSVTGLAVIGLIDPPGRIAGGEIRLAGMRIDNLPPEEMRRVRGKRIGMIFQDPLTSLNPLYKVGDQIVETIRTHLNLSETAARRRAIDLLAEVGIPAPEKRIDGYPHEFSGGMRQRVVIALAICAEPELIIADEPTTALDVSVQAQIISLIKRLGRDHGTAVMLVTHDMGVIAETSDRVAVMYAGRVAEIGPVQDIVRNPLHPYAKGLMGAIPTLAGDDKRLVQIPGSMPRLSAIPRGCSFNPRCAFAFDRCRVERPEPLPRGAQSVACHLYDNVPAESAA from the coding sequence ATGACCGAACCCGTCCTCTCCGTGCGCAATCTTCGGGTCGAGTTCGCCTCCCGCCGCGGCACGCTGCGCGCGATCGACGACGTCTCTTTCGACATCGCCAAGGGCGAGGTGCTCGGCGTGGTCGGCGAATCCGGCGCCGGCAAATCCGTCACCGGCCTCGCGGTGATCGGCCTGATCGATCCCCCCGGCCGCATCGCCGGTGGCGAGATTCGTCTCGCAGGAATGCGGATCGACAACCTGCCGCCCGAGGAGATGCGCCGTGTCCGCGGCAAGCGGATCGGCATGATCTTCCAGGATCCCCTCACCTCGCTCAATCCGTTGTACAAGGTCGGCGACCAGATCGTGGAGACGATCCGGACCCACCTCAATCTCTCCGAGACGGCCGCTCGCCGCCGCGCCATCGACCTGCTCGCCGAAGTCGGCATTCCCGCTCCGGAAAAGCGCATCGACGGCTATCCCCACGAATTCTCCGGCGGCATGCGCCAGCGCGTGGTGATTGCACTGGCGATCTGCGCCGAGCCCGAGCTGATCATCGCGGACGAGCCGACCACCGCGCTCGACGTCTCCGTGCAGGCGCAGATCATCTCGCTGATCAAGCGGCTCGGGCGCGACCACGGCACCGCCGTGATGCTGGTGACCCACGACATGGGCGTGATCGCGGAAACCTCCGACCGGGTCGCGGTGATGTATGCCGGCCGCGTCGCCGAGATCGGCCCGGTGCAGGACATCGTCAGGAATCCGCTGCATCCTTACGCCAAGGGCCTGATGGGCGCGATCCCGACGCTTGCCGGGGACGACAAGCGCCTGGTGCAGATCCCCGGCTCCATGCCGCGCCTGTCGGCGATCCCGCGCGGCTGCTCGTTCAATCCGCGCTGCGCCTTCGCGTTCGATCGCTGTCGGGTTGAGCGGCCGGAGCCGCTGCCGCGCGGCGCGCAATCGGTCGCCTGCCACCTCTACGACAACGTGCCGGCGGAGAGCGCGGCATGA
- a CDS encoding ABC transporter permease, translating into MSDAVASNSDKQSALQKHAARSWLSRAFDSDVFYSFRRSKLTMVAAAITVLFFLLAIFASVLAVQNPFDPAQLQLMNSRISPLWTADGQSPFLLGTDEQGRDVFSAILYGLRISLAVGVAGVIFAGALGIALGLIAGYFGGAVDGVIMRIADVQLTFPAILIALLVNGIAKSILGNRLDANSMLVVLVISIGLSFWVGYARTVRGSVMVEKNKDYVAAAQLIGLPAPKIMMRHVLPNTMGPILVIATINLALAIITEATLSFLGVGLPDTMPSLGTLIRIGNNYLFAGEWWIVAFPGLALAALILSINLLGDWLRDALNPKLR; encoded by the coding sequence ATGTCCGACGCAGTCGCCTCCAATTCCGACAAGCAGAGCGCGTTGCAGAAGCATGCTGCCCGCAGCTGGCTCAGCCGCGCGTTCGACAGCGACGTCTTCTATTCGTTCCGCCGCTCCAAGCTGACCATGGTGGCGGCGGCCATTACCGTGCTGTTCTTCCTGCTCGCGATCTTTGCATCCGTGCTCGCGGTGCAGAACCCGTTCGATCCGGCGCAGCTGCAATTGATGAACTCGCGGATCTCACCGTTGTGGACCGCTGACGGCCAGAGCCCGTTCCTGCTCGGCACCGACGAGCAGGGCCGCGACGTGTTCTCCGCCATCCTGTATGGCTTGCGCATCTCGCTCGCCGTCGGCGTGGCCGGCGTGATCTTCGCCGGCGCCCTCGGAATCGCGCTCGGCCTGATCGCCGGCTATTTCGGGGGCGCGGTCGACGGCGTGATCATGCGGATCGCCGACGTGCAGCTCACCTTCCCCGCCATCCTGATCGCCCTGCTGGTCAATGGCATCGCGAAATCGATCCTCGGTAACCGGCTGGATGCCAACAGCATGCTGGTGGTTCTCGTGATCTCGATCGGCCTGAGTTTCTGGGTGGGATATGCCCGGACGGTGCGCGGTTCCGTGATGGTCGAGAAGAACAAGGATTACGTGGCCGCAGCGCAGCTGATCGGCCTGCCCGCACCCAAGATCATGATGCGGCACGTGCTGCCGAACACGATGGGACCGATCCTGGTCATCGCCACCATCAACCTCGCGCTCGCCATCATCACCGAGGCGACGCTGTCCTTCCTCGGCGTCGGCCTGCCCGACACGATGCCGTCGCTCGGTACGCTGATCCGCATCGGTAACAATTATCTGTTCGCGGGCGAATGGTGGATCGTCGCCTTCCCCGGCCTCGCGCTCGCCGCACTGATCCTGTCGATCAACCTGCTCGGCGACTGGCTGCGCGACGCGCTCAACCCGAAACTCCGATGA
- a CDS encoding ABC transporter permease, which produces MLAFTLRRAVQAIGVMFAVGIIAFSMFRFAGDPVNQIVSIDTSAAEREVVRKSLGLDDPVPLQFVRYFGNAAQFKFGVSYQFRQPVSTLLMERMPATLELAICATVFAMVFGILMGVYSALKRDTVLAKLFQAVSLIGISLPTFLIGILLIYLFAVTLGWLPSFGRGEVVKLGWWTTGLLTLSGLKALIMPSITLGLFQMTLIMRLVRAEMLEVLRTDYIRFARARGLTTRAIHFGHALKNTLIPVITVAGLQFGSVIAFSIITETVFQWPGMGLLFVQAVQNVDIPIMAAYLLMVSLIFVTINLVVDILYTVVDPRLRSTIGRAA; this is translated from the coding sequence ATGCTCGCTTTCACTCTTCGCCGCGCCGTCCAGGCCATCGGCGTCATGTTCGCCGTCGGCATCATCGCGTTCTCGATGTTCCGCTTCGCCGGCGACCCCGTCAACCAGATCGTCTCGATCGATACGTCCGCGGCCGAACGCGAAGTCGTGCGCAAATCGCTCGGCCTCGATGATCCCGTGCCGCTGCAATTCGTGCGCTATTTCGGCAATGCCGCGCAGTTCAAATTCGGCGTCTCATATCAATTCCGCCAGCCGGTCTCGACGCTCTTGATGGAGCGCATGCCCGCGACACTGGAACTTGCGATCTGCGCGACCGTATTTGCAATGGTGTTCGGCATCCTGATGGGCGTCTATTCGGCGCTCAAGCGCGACACCGTGCTCGCCAAATTATTCCAGGCGGTTTCGCTGATCGGCATCTCGTTGCCGACTTTCCTGATCGGCATTCTCCTGATCTACCTGTTCGCGGTGACATTGGGCTGGTTGCCCTCGTTCGGCCGCGGCGAGGTGGTCAAGCTCGGCTGGTGGACGACGGGGCTGCTGACGCTGTCGGGCCTGAAGGCGCTGATCATGCCCTCAATCACACTCGGCCTGTTCCAGATGACCCTGATCATGCGGCTGGTGCGCGCGGAGATGCTGGAAGTGCTGCGGACCGACTATATTCGCTTCGCTCGCGCCCGCGGCCTGACCACCCGCGCCATCCATTTCGGCCACGCGCTGAAGAACACGCTCATTCCCGTGATCACGGTGGCCGGGCTGCAATTTGGCTCGGTTATTGCATTTTCGATCATCACCGAAACCGTGTTCCAATGGCCGGGCATGGGACTTCTGTTCGTGCAGGCCGTGCAAAACGTCGATATCCCGATCATGGCCGCCTACCTGCTGATGGTCTCCCTGATTTTCGTCACCATCAATCTGGTGGTGGACATCCTCTACACCGTGGTCGATCCGCGCCTGCGCTCGACCATCGGTCGCGCCGCATAA
- a CDS encoding ABC transporter substrate-binding protein yields MSVGRRLFAATFASVLALTVSPAWSQTLRYANQGDLKSLDPYTLNESTTHAHLGHVYQGLTARDKDLKIIPALAESWETPEPTRWRFHLRKGVKFHNGDPFTADDVVFSADRVRKKGSNMQTRLAPDVKVVKVDDYTVDFVLPSPNPILHNAWDVWYIMDKKWAEENNVVDPTPVAATTPSYASLHENGTGPFTIESHQPGVKTVFKANPNYWGKVEGNLKEIIFTPIASDATRVAALLSGEVDVIEPVPIQDISRVDSSPNAQVLKGPELRTIFIGFDQMRDELLYSNIKGKNPFKDVRVREAFYKAIDIELIKTRVMRGLSTPSALMIAPELFLLSKEFKRPKFDPDGAKKLLTEAGYPDGFEVTMDCPNDRYVNDAAICQAVVGMLARIGVKINLLAQPKAQYFAKVLKQGGYQTSFYLLGWTPSTMDSHNVLYDIMGCRDDAKSSRGEANLGGYCNKEFDAITDKVLVETDTGKRNQLIKQAYEIGNKDWSYIPLHQQALAWGVSKKVNLPQRADNLVMFHWATKKE; encoded by the coding sequence ATGTCAGTCGGTCGTCGTCTGTTTGCGGCAACGTTTGCCAGTGTCCTTGCGTTGACGGTGTCACCGGCATGGAGCCAGACGCTGCGCTATGCCAACCAGGGTGACCTGAAGTCGCTCGATCCCTATACCCTCAACGAGAGCACCACTCACGCCCATCTCGGTCACGTCTATCAAGGCCTCACCGCGCGCGACAAGGACCTCAAGATCATCCCGGCGCTGGCGGAGAGCTGGGAAACTCCGGAGCCGACCCGCTGGCGCTTCCACTTGCGCAAGGGCGTGAAGTTCCACAACGGCGACCCCTTCACCGCCGACGACGTGGTGTTCTCCGCCGATCGCGTCCGCAAGAAGGGGTCCAATATGCAGACCCGCCTTGCGCCCGACGTCAAGGTCGTCAAGGTCGACGACTACACCGTCGATTTCGTCCTGCCCTCGCCCAATCCCATCCTGCATAATGCGTGGGACGTCTGGTACATCATGGACAAGAAATGGGCCGAGGAGAACAACGTCGTCGATCCGACGCCGGTGGCGGCGACCACGCCGAGCTATGCCTCGCTCCACGAGAACGGCACCGGTCCCTTCACCATCGAAAGCCATCAGCCCGGCGTGAAGACGGTGTTCAAGGCCAATCCCAATTACTGGGGCAAGGTCGAAGGTAACCTGAAGGAGATCATCTTCACCCCGATCGCCTCCGATGCCACCCGCGTCGCCGCGCTGCTGTCGGGCGAAGTCGATGTCATCGAGCCGGTGCCGATCCAGGACATCTCCCGCGTCGATTCCAGCCCGAATGCCCAGGTGCTGAAGGGGCCGGAGCTGCGCACCATCTTCATCGGTTTCGATCAGATGCGCGATGAGTTGCTCTACTCCAACATCAAGGGCAAGAACCCGTTCAAGGACGTTCGTGTCCGCGAGGCCTTCTACAAGGCGATTGACATCGAGCTGATCAAGACGCGCGTCATGCGCGGGCTGTCGACGCCGTCGGCGCTGATGATCGCTCCGGAACTTTTCCTGCTGTCCAAGGAATTTAAGCGGCCGAAATTCGACCCTGATGGCGCCAAGAAGCTGCTGACCGAGGCCGGCTACCCCGATGGCTTCGAGGTCACCATGGATTGCCCGAACGATCGTTACGTCAACGACGCCGCGATCTGCCAGGCCGTCGTCGGAATGCTCGCCCGCATCGGCGTCAAGATCAATCTGCTGGCGCAACCGAAGGCGCAATACTTCGCCAAGGTGTTGAAGCAAGGCGGCTACCAGACCTCGTTCTATCTACTGGGCTGGACGCCGAGCACGATGGACTCCCATAACGTGCTCTATGACATCATGGGCTGCCGCGACGATGCAAAATCCTCGCGGGGCGAGGCCAATCTCGGCGGCTACTGCAACAAGGAGTTCGACGCCATCACCGACAAGGTGCTGGTCGAAACCGACACCGGCAAGCGCAACCAGCTGATCAAGCAGGCCTACGAAATCGGCAACAAGGACTGGTCCTACATCCCGCTGCACCAGCAGGCGCTGGCCTGGGGCGTATCGAAAAAGGTCAACCTGCCGCAGCGCGCCGACAATCTGGTCATGTTCCACTGGGCGACCAAGAAGGAATAG
- a CDS encoding DUF6489 family protein, translating to MKVNIEIDCTPLEARQFFGLPDVMPMQTAVMDKLQQQMMSNIEKVSPESLIQSWFTFDPKIAERFQDMFVTMAGLGSPRSGDKKK from the coding sequence ATGAAAGTTAACATCGAAATCGACTGCACCCCCCTTGAAGCCCGCCAGTTCTTCGGCCTGCCCGACGTGATGCCGATGCAGACCGCCGTGATGGACAAGTTGCAGCAGCAGATGATGTCCAACATCGAGAAGGTCTCGCCGGAATCGCTGATCCAGAGCTGGTTCACCTTCGATCCGAAGATCGCGGAGCGGTTTCAGGACATGTTCGTCACCATGGCCGGTCTCGGCAGCCCGCGCAGCGGCGACAAGAAGAAGTAA
- a CDS encoding triacylglycerol lipase has protein sequence MSPGPDGPKASSRLRPPSLGLLLAEARGLFEFNASVMLSPLLMRAPRGDGHPVLALPGFLASDLSMMPMRRYLSELGYEAHAWRMGRNLGGLGRMREALRARLAEIHATSGRKVSLVGWSLGGVYARDLALQAPEMVRYVVTLGSPFANDVRATNATRLYEALSGERVEDFAEAREAIAGDLPVPATSIYSRADGVVNWRTCLLRPSDRSENIEVHLASHIGLGVNPAALWAVADRLAQPEGEFWPFDRTGPFAIAYAPPEQAVSA, from the coding sequence ATGTCGCCCGGGCCGGACGGGCCGAAGGCGTCAAGCCGGCTTCGTCCGCCGAGCCTCGGTCTGTTGCTTGCCGAGGCTCGCGGCCTGTTCGAATTCAATGCCAGCGTGATGCTGTCGCCGCTCCTGATGCGCGCGCCCAGGGGCGACGGCCATCCGGTGCTGGCTCTGCCGGGCTTTCTCGCCAGCGATCTCTCCATGATGCCGATGCGGCGCTATCTCAGCGAGCTCGGCTATGAGGCGCATGCCTGGCGGATGGGCCGCAATCTCGGTGGGCTGGGGCGGATGAGGGAAGCCTTGCGCGCACGCCTTGCCGAAATTCACGCCACGAGCGGACGCAAGGTCAGCCTGGTCGGATGGAGTCTCGGCGGCGTCTATGCCCGCGATCTTGCGCTCCAGGCGCCCGAGATGGTCCGCTACGTCGTTACGCTCGGCAGCCCGTTTGCCAACGATGTGCGGGCGACCAATGCCACGCGGCTCTACGAAGCGTTGTCCGGCGAGCGTGTCGAGGATTTTGCGGAAGCGCGCGAGGCGATCGCCGGCGACCTGCCGGTGCCGGCGACGTCGATCTATTCGCGTGCCGACGGTGTCGTGAACTGGCGAACCTGTCTGCTCCGTCCCTCCGATCGCTCCGAGAATATCGAGGTGCACCTGGCGAGCCATATCGGGCTCGGGGTGAACCCCGCGGCCCTGTGGGCCGTGGCGGACCGTCTGGCGCAGCCGGAGGGCGAATTCTGGCCTTTTGACCGGACAGGGCCGTTTGCCATTGCATATGCCCCGCCGGAACAGGCAGTATCGGCCTGA